A part of Melittangium boletus DSM 14713 genomic DNA contains:
- the ribD gene encoding bifunctional diaminohydroxyphosphoribosylaminopyrimidine deaminase/5-amino-6-(5-phosphoribosylamino)uracil reductase RibD, which yields MRLLTRARLQAGRAPRAKRTADFDQAVAEFFMRLALEEAAKGLGRTSPNPAVGVVLVKSGRIIARGYHRRAGTAHAEVVALESAGSKARGADLYTTLEPCDHYGRTPPCSQAILDAGVRRVISASSDPNPKVNGKGISRLRRAGVEVLTGVLVEEADRLNRPFFKAMTTGLPYVSLKAAVTLDGKLATATGDSRWVTGEQARAWVHRLRDQVDVILVGANTARRDNPQLTTRLPGGEGKDPVRVVVDSRLRLPATLTVFTQRSPARTVVATLEDPAGRKAKRFLAAGVDVWQLPEKKDQVDLEALMRRLAKEGLNHVLVEGGAEMYGSFLREELADELLLFVAPKLIGGEGLSWSGSLGVKQMARALTVSALSYEQVGEDLLLRARLPGSR from the coding sequence ATGCGGCTCTTGACGCGAGCGCGGTTGCAGGCGGGGCGTGCGCCCCGGGCGAAGCGCACGGCGGACTTCGATCAGGCCGTGGCGGAGTTCTTCATGCGCCTGGCGCTGGAGGAAGCCGCCAAGGGGCTCGGGCGGACCAGTCCCAACCCGGCGGTGGGCGTGGTGCTGGTGAAGAGCGGCCGCATCATCGCGCGGGGCTACCATCGCCGGGCCGGAACCGCTCACGCCGAGGTGGTGGCGCTCGAGTCCGCCGGCTCCAAGGCACGGGGCGCGGACCTCTACACGACGCTGGAGCCGTGTGATCACTACGGGCGCACGCCTCCGTGCAGCCAGGCCATCCTGGACGCGGGCGTGCGCCGCGTCATCAGCGCCTCGTCGGATCCCAACCCCAAGGTGAATGGCAAGGGCATCTCCCGGCTGCGGCGCGCTGGAGTGGAGGTGCTCACCGGCGTCCTCGTGGAGGAGGCGGATCGCCTCAATCGTCCGTTCTTCAAGGCGATGACCACGGGGCTCCCCTACGTCTCGCTCAAGGCGGCGGTGACCCTGGATGGCAAGCTGGCCACCGCCACGGGAGATTCCCGCTGGGTGACGGGCGAGCAGGCCCGGGCGTGGGTGCACCGGCTGCGCGATCAGGTGGATGTCATCCTCGTGGGCGCCAACACCGCTCGCAGGGACAATCCCCAGCTCACCACCCGGCTGCCGGGCGGCGAGGGGAAGGATCCCGTGCGGGTGGTGGTGGATTCACGCCTGCGCCTGCCCGCCACGCTGACCGTCTTCACCCAGCGCTCGCCCGCGCGCACCGTGGTGGCCACGTTGGAGGACCCCGCGGGCCGCAAGGCGAAGCGCTTCCTCGCGGCCGGGGTCGACGTCTGGCAACTGCCCGAGAAGAAGGATCAGGTGGACCTGGAAGCGCTCATGCGCCGGCTGGCCAAGGAGGGCCTGAACCACGTCCTGGTGGAGGGCGGAGCGGAGATGTACGGCTCCTTCCTGCGCGAGGAGCTGGCGGATGAGTTGCTGCTGTTCGTCGCCCCCAAGCTGATTGGCGGCGAGGGCCTGTCCTGGTCGGGTTCCCTGGGGGTCAAGCAGATGGCGCGGGCCCTCACCGTGAGCGCGCTCTCCTACGAGCAGGTCGGAGAGGATCTGCTGCTCCGGGCCAGGCTGCCCGGGTCACGTTGA
- a CDS encoding cytochrome P450, giving the protein MSAAPAVSTSNYDLFAPSVLEDPTELLTRLRAENPVYYSPQLQGYVLTRYDDIVMVLKDPDMGSAMLTGWIDQMPQEAQEQLQPLRASLDLWMGHKNNDDHQRIQRVLRRYLTSATIESLRPRVESLVKSLFDAVEGKTEVDIIQEIANPLPCNIIGELLGVPQEDRDQLQQWSQQALNLFRIADLPTLLETQKAILAIQDYMKPIVEARRHAPLDDLPSVLATAQAEGQMKSDAEILGNCVALMFGGHETTVYLIANALLALMQNPEQFQMIKDRPELIPAAVEETLRYDGPVDLITRVTPKPLELVGGHVPANSMMILMLRAGSRDPALYPNPDRFDITRPTTVRSLAFGLGSFYCLGTALARMETQICLREIIHRMPNIRPLFDVNKPDYRPLPPIRRRLETLRVAL; this is encoded by the coding sequence ATGAGCGCTGCGCCCGCCGTTTCCACCTCGAATTACGATCTGTTCGCTCCTTCGGTCCTCGAGGATCCCACCGAGCTCCTGACCCGGCTGCGGGCGGAGAACCCGGTGTATTACAGCCCTCAGCTCCAGGGGTACGTGCTGACGCGCTACGACGACATCGTCATGGTGCTCAAGGATCCGGACATGGGCTCCGCGATGCTCACGGGGTGGATCGACCAGATGCCCCAGGAGGCCCAGGAGCAACTCCAACCGTTGCGCGCGTCGCTGGATTTGTGGATGGGCCACAAGAACAACGACGATCACCAGCGCATCCAGCGCGTCCTGCGGCGCTACCTCACGTCGGCCACCATCGAGAGTCTGCGCCCCCGCGTCGAGAGCCTCGTCAAGTCGCTGTTCGACGCCGTGGAGGGCAAGACCGAGGTCGACATCATCCAGGAGATCGCCAATCCCCTGCCCTGCAACATCATCGGGGAGCTGCTCGGGGTGCCCCAGGAGGATCGCGATCAGCTCCAGCAGTGGTCCCAGCAAGCGCTCAACCTGTTCCGCATCGCCGACCTGCCCACGCTGCTGGAAACCCAGAAGGCCATCCTGGCCATCCAGGACTACATGAAGCCCATCGTCGAGGCGCGCCGTCACGCGCCCCTGGACGATCTGCCCAGCGTGCTCGCCACGGCCCAGGCCGAGGGCCAGATGAAGAGCGACGCGGAAATCCTGGGCAACTGCGTGGCCCTGATGTTCGGAGGCCACGAGACCACGGTGTACCTCATCGCCAACGCCCTGCTGGCGCTGATGCAGAATCCCGAGCAGTTCCAGATGATCAAGGATCGGCCCGAGCTCATCCCCGCCGCCGTCGAGGAAACGCTGCGTTATGACGGCCCGGTGGACCTGATCACCCGCGTGACGCCCAAGCCCCTGGAGCTGGTGGGAGGACACGTGCCGGCCAACAGCATGATGATCCTCATGCTGCGCGCGGGCAGCCGCGATCCGGCCCTGTACCCCAATCCCGACCGGTTCGACATCACCCGGCCCACCACGGTGCGCAGCCTGGCGTTCGGCCTGGGCTCGTTCTACTGCCTGGGCACGGCGCTGGCGCGCATGGAGACGCAGATCTGCCTCCGGGAGATCATCCACCGCATGCCCAACATCCGGCCGCTCTTCGACGTGAACAAGCCCGACTACCGGCCGCTGCCTCCCATCCGGCGCCGCCTGGAGACGCTGCGCGTGGCCCTCTAG